A region of the Mesotoga sp. UBA6090 genome:
TGGCAATTGGTGCAGCGCTTCAGAGCGGTATTCTTTCGGGCAGCGTGGAAAGCGATCTGGTGCTCGTAGACGTTACGCCTCTCACTTTAGGAGTCGAGGTTATGGGCGGTTTGATGGAACCGATAATCGAAAGAAACTCCACGGTTCCCGTGAAAAAGTCTAAGGTCTTCACAACCGCGGCAGACGGTCAGACCGAAGTAGAAGTGGCAGTGTTCCAGGGAGAAAGAACCTTGGCCAGAGACAACATGTCTCTTGGAAGCTTCAAGCTTACAGGAATTGCACCCGCACCTAGGGGAGTTCCTCAAATTGAAGTGACTTTCGATATAGACAGCGACGGCATAGTTCATGTTTCCGCAAAAGACCTGGGAACCAATAGAGAACAATCAATGGTAGTCAGCGGAAGACAAAAGATGTCGGAAGAAGAGATAAAGAGAGTGGTAGAGGAAGCAAAGAAATACGAAGAACAGGACAAACAAAAGAAACAGGAAATTGAGCTGAAAAATCAAGCTGACCAGCTCGCATATAGTATCGACAAACTCCTTAGCGAGAGCGGCGACAGGATTTCATCCGAAGACAGGGGTAAACTTGAAAGCCTCGTGAAGGACCTAAGGGATGCAATCAACGAAGACAATATGCAGAGGGTGAAGCTTCTGTTTGATCAGCTTCAAAAAGAGAGCATGAGAGTTGGACAGAGTGTTTACGAGAAAGCACAGGCTCAAACTCCTGCAGACGGAGTCCCACAGGAAGGTGATAACAATGACAATGACAGTGACAGTGGTACCGAGTATATACCGCCGGAAGACAGCAAGTAACAGAATCTATAGAAATCCAGAGAATGGAGGTGTTAATATGTTGGCAATCAGAAGAGGAAGCGATCTTTTCAGACCGTTTGAGGAGATTCAAAGAGAAATGGACAGACTCTTTAACGACGCCTTCAAAGGGCTGAGCGACCAGTCGAGAGAACCATCGATGTTTAGTCCTGAAGTTGACATCTACGAGAAGGACAACTCTGTCTTCATTGAAATTGACATCCCAGGAATCAAGAAGGATGAACTCGAAATCAAGGTAGAAGATGATGTTCTCTCAATCAAAGGCGAGAAAAAGCTTGAAAGAGAGGAAAAGGAAAGAGACTACCACCGCTACGAGAGATATAGCGGAGCATTCCAGAGAATATTCAGGCTTCCTGAATACGTGAAGAGTGATGATGTCAAAGCGAAATACGAAGACGGTGTCCTTAAACTCGAGCTCCCCAAAAAAGAAGAAGTCAAGAAAGAAGCTATTCAAGTAAAGATCGACTAACGTTAGAAAGGAACTAAGAGGGCGCTTTCGGGCGCCCTTTTTTTGGAGGTGCAATGATGATTAACTATGAAGAGTACACCGAGAAGGCAAAGAAAATCCTCATGGATGTTCAAGACATCCTGATGAGATACAGGCAAAATCAACTTGCATCGGAGCATATTCTTCTTTCCATGCTCGAGGACGGTGATAATATCGCCATCGAGATACTGAACGAGAAGAACATTAGCACGGATTCTCTGAAGAAAGATGTTGAAGAAGTCATCGGCCGTTACGGAAGTAGCCGCGAGTCCACCAACCAGATATACATCACCCCTGAGGCCAGGCACATCCTTGAGAATGCCCGAAGTGAAGCGAGAAGAATGCATGATTCGAAAACCGGAACCGAGCATATACTTCTGGCAATGGTACGGGAGACCTCTGCTGTTGCGAGCAGACTCTTGTCTAAGTACGGGATCAATTTGGATAACATATATACATTGATTCTCAAGGGCCGCACAAAAAGCGGCACAGAAGAGGATGAGAATCTTTCTTCCTTGAAGAAGTTCACAATCGACCTTACTCAGCTTGCAAAGGAAGGCAAGCTGATGCCCGTTATAGGTAGAGAGGAAGAAGTCAGAAGAGTAATACAGATTGTTGGAAGAAAGACCAAGAACAACCCCGCGCTCGTCGGAGAACCAGGAGTTGGAAAGACAGCAATTGTAGAAGGTCTGGCTCAACGTATTGTGAGTGGCGATGTCCCTGAATACTTGAATAACAAGAGCGTCCTGGCACTGGATATGGGCAGACTGGTCGCCGGAACGAAATTCAGAGGCGAATTCGAGGAGAGAATGAAAGACATCATCGATTCAGTGAGAAAACTCTCTGGCGAAGTGATCCTATTCATCGACGAGATCCATAGCGTTGTAGGAGCTGGCTCAGCCGAGGGATCTATGGATGCCGCGAATCTCTTGAAGCCGGCTCTTGCCAGGGGCGAACTGCAATGCATCGGTGCAACCACTCTTGATGAATACAGGAAGTACATCGAGAAAGACAGAGCTCTTGAAAGACGTTTCCAGCCAGTAATGGTCGATCAACCGACCCCTGAGGAAACCTACAGAATTCTGGAAGGACTGAAATCTACTTACGAAAAGCATCACGAGATAAAAATCGAAGATGATGCTCTAAAAACAGCCGTCGATCTTAGCGTAAAGTACATAACAGACCGTTATCTTCCGGACAAAGCAATAGATCTTGTTGACGAAGCGGCTTCATTTGTGAGACTTCAAACGGGTTACATGCCTGAAAGGCTAAGACTTCTTGACCGCCAGCTCAAGGATCTCGACTCTCAAATAACCTCACTTGCAGAAAAGGGAGAGTATCAGGCTGCTGCAGAGTTGAAGATGGAGGCCGAGAGAAAGAGTGAAGAGTTTCGTGAAGAGAAAAAGAAATGGGAATCAGATGAGTCGTTTGGAAAGGCCGTGACGCCTGCTGTGGTAGCTTCTGTAGTTGAACAGTGGACGGGAATTCCTGCCGGAAAGATGCTTCAATCCGAGCGTGAAAAGCTTCGTGATCTTGAGTCAATAATCCATGAGAGATTCATGGACCAAGAAGAGGCAGTAAGAACTGTCTCTCAAACAATAAGACGCGCTAGAGCGGGGTTAAATGCCCCTCACCGACCGTGGGGTTCCTTCTTGTTTGTGGGACCAACCGGAGTCGGAAAAACGGAGCTTGCCAAGAGCCTCGCCTTTATCCTTTTCGGCAGCGAAGATGCGATGATCAGGATCGACATGTCAGAATACATGGAGAAGCACACCGTCTCGAGGCTTATCGGTGCACCTCCCGGCTACGTTGGGTACGAAGAAGGGGGTCAACTGACCGAAGCAGTTAGGAGGAGGCCTTACTCAGTTGTGCTTCTCGATGAGGTTGAAAAGGCACATAAAGAAGTACATAATGTGCTGCTCCAAATCATGGATGACGGACGTCTAACTGATGGAAAAGGAAAGACAGTATCATTTTCAAACACAATAGTAATCATGACCAGCAATGTAGCCTCGGAACAACTAGCTACTATAGCCGATAAGGACCAAGTCCATGCAGTTGTGGAAGAAGGTCTGCGTAGAGCTTTTAGACCTGAATTCATTAACAGATTGGATTCCGTTGTGCTTTTCCGACCTCTGGATGACAAAGCTATGCAAGGTATCGTCAAGATGAGGATATCGGAAATGGAGAGAAGACTTTCAGATCAGAGGATTTCTGTTGAGATCAGCAAGGAAGCGCTTGAGTATTTAGCTAAAGAAGGTTATGACAGGGAATACGGTGCAAGACCGGTTCGAAGGTTGATTGAAAAATCTGTAGAGGGTCCGATTGCCGATATGATTATCGACGGATCTCTGGAGGAAGGAATGAAAGTGATAATTGATTCTGACACCTCGAAAATTTCAATAAGAGCCGAAAAAGGATCGGAGAGATAGCTCCTTCCGATCCTCGTTGTCGGCAATGATGCTATCATTTTCGTAGGAGGTGCTTAATGGACAAAATCTTCTTCACTTACAAAATCCCTGATGAAGGAATGCTTCTGCTAAAGAAATTCGATGTTGAAGTGAACACGGAGGATAGGTTCCTTCCAAAAGAAGAGATTATTCAGAAAGCTAAAGATGCGGCGGCACTGGTAACATTGTTATCAGATAAGATTGACGCCGAGGTTCTCGAATCACTTCCGAAGCTAAAGATAATAGCGAATTATGCTGTCGGATACAACAACATCGACATCGACGAAGCGCGCAAGAGGGGAATAAGAGTAACGAACACACCTGAAGTACTCACCGATGCCACGGCGGATTTGACGATGTCATTAATCCTGGCTGCCAGCAGAAGAATTGTGGAAGCTGACAGATTTGTGAGAGAGCACAGATTTGTTGGATGGAAGCCTGATCTGTTCACCGGCCCCTCTCTTTCGGGAAAGACTTTGGGAATAATAGGCCTCGGAAGAATCGGGAAAGCTGTTGCAAAAAGAGCAGAGGCATTTGGAATGAATGTTGTATATTGCAGCAGGAAACCACTATTGTCGAATGAAGAAGAGAAGCTTAACGTAAGTCACTTAAGCCTTGAAGAGTTGCTAAGAAGCTCTGATTTCATATCTCTTCATGTTCCACTGACTCAAGAGACGTATCATCTGTTAAACGAAAAGAGGCTCTCTATGCTAAAAGCCGGAGCTGTTCTGATAAATACGGCAAGGGGACCAATTGTCGATGAGACTGCGCTGATAAAGGCCCTCAGGAGCGGCAGGTTAGCCGCTGCAGGTCTCGATGTCTATGAAGAGGAACCTGATGTACCTCAGGAGTTGATTGATCTCGACAACGTTGTTCTTCTTCCGCATATTGGATCTGCCACGAAGGAAGCAAGAATCGAGATGGCAATGATGGTAGGGCGAAATGTGGCCGCTGTTCTTGAAGGAAAGGAACCTCCAAATCCAGTGGTATGATCATCTCGTTTCAAAATACCATATTGGACCGTGATATCTATTTCCAGTTTTGTCAATTGCCACGATCTGCCAGTAATAGACTGTCTCAGGCGAGAGCCTTTCGACGAAGTAGCTATTTGAACTCGTTGTCGCGTAAAGTTGAGGAGTCGGAGATGTCCCAAGGTAGAGATTGTAGCTGACAAGTTCAATAAACGGAGATGATTTTAGACCGACTCTTGCTCCGGAATCTTTGTTGGAAATCCATATATCAATGTTGCTCAGTGCAACATTGTTGTTCCTGACAACGACGTCCCAGCTAAGCATTGCGCTATCACCATAGACAAGGGTTCCGTCCTGCATGTTGTTGGTGAAAGTGGCTTGTGGATCTTGATACAGCGCGTTTGCAGCGGCTACAATAAACAAGGTGAAGAGAACCGCG
Encoded here:
- a CDS encoding 2-hydroxyacid dehydrogenase — its product is MDKIFFTYKIPDEGMLLLKKFDVEVNTEDRFLPKEEIIQKAKDAAALVTLLSDKIDAEVLESLPKLKIIANYAVGYNNIDIDEARKRGIRVTNTPEVLTDATADLTMSLILAASRRIVEADRFVREHRFVGWKPDLFTGPSLSGKTLGIIGLGRIGKAVAKRAEAFGMNVVYCSRKPLLSNEEEKLNVSHLSLEELLRSSDFISLHVPLTQETYHLLNEKRLSMLKAGAVLINTARGPIVDETALIKALRSGRLAAAGLDVYEEEPDVPQELIDLDNVVLLPHIGSATKEARIEMAMMVGRNVAAVLEGKEPPNPVV
- a CDS encoding Hsp20/alpha crystallin family protein, translating into MLAIRRGSDLFRPFEEIQREMDRLFNDAFKGLSDQSREPSMFSPEVDIYEKDNSVFIEIDIPGIKKDELEIKVEDDVLSIKGEKKLEREEKERDYHRYERYSGAFQRIFRLPEYVKSDDVKAKYEDGVLKLELPKKEEVKKEAIQVKID
- a CDS encoding ATP-dependent Clp protease ATP-binding subunit, whose amino-acid sequence is MINYEEYTEKAKKILMDVQDILMRYRQNQLASEHILLSMLEDGDNIAIEILNEKNISTDSLKKDVEEVIGRYGSSRESTNQIYITPEARHILENARSEARRMHDSKTGTEHILLAMVRETSAVASRLLSKYGINLDNIYTLILKGRTKSGTEEDENLSSLKKFTIDLTQLAKEGKLMPVIGREEEVRRVIQIVGRKTKNNPALVGEPGVGKTAIVEGLAQRIVSGDVPEYLNNKSVLALDMGRLVAGTKFRGEFEERMKDIIDSVRKLSGEVILFIDEIHSVVGAGSAEGSMDAANLLKPALARGELQCIGATTLDEYRKYIEKDRALERRFQPVMVDQPTPEETYRILEGLKSTYEKHHEIKIEDDALKTAVDLSVKYITDRYLPDKAIDLVDEAASFVRLQTGYMPERLRLLDRQLKDLDSQITSLAEKGEYQAAAELKMEAERKSEEFREEKKKWESDESFGKAVTPAVVASVVEQWTGIPAGKMLQSEREKLRDLESIIHERFMDQEEAVRTVSQTIRRARAGLNAPHRPWGSFLFVGPTGVGKTELAKSLAFILFGSEDAMIRIDMSEYMEKHTVSRLIGAPPGYVGYEEGGQLTEAVRRRPYSVVLLDEVEKAHKEVHNVLLQIMDDGRLTDGKGKTVSFSNTIVIMTSNVASEQLATIADKDQVHAVVEEGLRRAFRPEFINRLDSVVLFRPLDDKAMQGIVKMRISEMERRLSDQRISVEISKEALEYLAKEGYDREYGARPVRRLIEKSVEGPIADMIIDGSLEEGMKVIIDSDTSKISIRAEKGSER